The following proteins are encoded in a genomic region of Herminiimonas arsenicoxydans:
- a CDS encoding putative phospholipase D family (Evidence 3 : Function proposed based on presence of conserved amino acid motif, structural feature or limited homology; Product type pe : putative enzyme) yields MRHFLAIRPLIKLLFVALCFSLSACASLPEVHYLKTSLQPQDSATIQTASGINLSKQKTESLLTQKLRSAKVDLPELAALEEAATGSPLIAGNKLTLLSDGPQTMSAMIAAIRNARDHINLETYIFGDEGLGEEFADLLIQKQHEGVQVNVIYDSIGSIKSKPEFFQRLRDGGINLLEYNPVNPFKRMISWRLNNRDHRKILIVDGMIAFTGGINITDDYSSGSLFRSRTRNRSNLGWRDTHIQVEGPAVASFQWLFMQTWVSQKTDDLAARKYFPPLKPVGDKIVRVIASTPDGDYEIYKAYILAMQEAKISIHITNSYFVPDVQMIEALTKAAQRGLDVKIVFPGVSDTGLVMHAGRSFYSQLLASGVRIFELQASVLHAKTAVIDGYWSTVGSTNLDMRSFLHNSEVNLIALDQDFGSVMENAFNEDIKNSIEVTSATWEQRPFSDRLREWVARRFEYWL; encoded by the coding sequence ATGCGACATTTCCTAGCCATTCGGCCACTCATCAAACTCCTGTTTGTGGCGCTTTGCTTTTCTTTAAGCGCCTGCGCTTCGCTGCCCGAAGTACATTACCTGAAAACCTCGCTGCAACCACAGGACTCCGCCACGATACAAACAGCATCAGGCATAAACTTATCAAAGCAAAAAACCGAATCCCTGCTTACGCAAAAACTGCGTAGTGCAAAAGTCGATTTGCCGGAACTGGCAGCACTGGAAGAAGCTGCGACCGGTAGTCCGCTGATCGCCGGGAATAAATTGACTCTGTTGAGTGATGGTCCGCAGACGATGTCCGCGATGATAGCGGCAATCAGAAACGCCAGGGACCACATCAATCTGGAAACCTATATTTTTGGCGATGAAGGTTTGGGCGAAGAATTTGCCGACCTTCTGATCCAGAAACAGCATGAAGGTGTACAGGTCAATGTCATTTACGACAGCATAGGTTCCATCAAGAGCAAACCGGAATTCTTCCAGCGTTTGCGCGATGGCGGCATCAATCTGCTTGAATATAATCCGGTCAACCCATTCAAACGAATGATTTCATGGCGTTTGAACAATCGAGACCATCGCAAGATTCTGATCGTGGATGGCATGATCGCATTTACCGGTGGCATCAATATCACCGACGATTATTCTTCCGGCTCGCTGTTTCGTTCACGCACCAGGAACCGCTCGAATCTGGGTTGGCGCGATACACACATTCAGGTTGAAGGCCCGGCAGTCGCCTCCTTCCAGTGGCTATTCATGCAAACATGGGTAAGCCAGAAAACCGACGATCTCGCTGCACGAAAATATTTTCCACCGCTAAAGCCGGTAGGCGACAAAATAGTTCGTGTCATTGCCAGCACACCAGATGGCGATTATGAAATCTACAAGGCCTACATTCTCGCCATGCAGGAAGCGAAAATATCCATACACATTACCAATTCCTACTTTGTACCCGATGTGCAAATGATAGAGGCCCTCACCAAGGCAGCACAACGCGGACTGGACGTGAAAATAGTCTTCCCCGGCGTCTCCGATACCGGTCTGGTCATGCATGCAGGCCGTTCGTTCTACAGCCAACTGCTGGCAAGCGGCGTACGGATATTTGAACTGCAGGCATCCGTGCTGCATGCCAAGACTGCCGTCATCGATGGCTACTGGTCCACCGTCGGTTCGACGAATCTCGATATGCGCAGTTTCCTGCATAATAGTGAAGTCAATCTGATTGCCCTCGATCAGGACTTCGGCTCCGTGATGGAAAATGCCTTCAATGAGGACATCAAGAATTCGATCGAGGTAACCAGCGCAACATGGGAGCAAAGGCCATTTTCCGACCGGCTCCGTGAATGGGTCGCACGCCGCTTTGAATACTGGCTATAG
- a CDS encoding conserved hypothetical protein, GGDEF domain (Evidence 4 : Homologs of previously reported genes of unknown function): MTVALPFIRKSKRLSLQATLTVFIVFVTVLLVCILALNAWHARAEKIRETETATSNMAKALAQHAEDTVGGIDNLLVSMEEMLERDSWNPLQLERMNQFLRQRVTDLPLLHGLFVYDEHGQWVANSQETLRTDLNNADREYFIFHRTHTDSGPHLGPPIRSRSTGDWIITVSRRLEHADGNFAGVVLATINMQYFSAYYKDFDIGKAGAIVLTTDSGTLLVRRPFDEAVIGGDISNGPVYQFYKRQGSSGTAILTANIDRTERIYSYRHLDRYPLLIAVAQSTDEVLESWRNSTMRFAFFSAMVLLLLWLLGARLVHQITVRERAQSELRTARDDLERSNGELAALALLDSLTGLANRRRFDAALDDEFARAMRNQTSLALIMLDVDHFKKYNDRYGHPQGDECLKEISKILKTATARTGDLVARYGGEEFVILLPGTDRAGAAAVAERVRLAIQALNMEHAETPDGIVTASLGIAALIPQRQQNSPQQLVHAADQALYKAKEDGRNQSCISTQASADN, from the coding sequence TTGACCGTTGCTCTTCCCTTTATCCGCAAATCGAAACGACTTTCCCTCCAGGCGACGCTCACCGTCTTTATCGTCTTCGTTACCGTTTTACTGGTCTGCATTCTTGCATTAAATGCCTGGCATGCACGCGCTGAAAAAATACGCGAAACGGAAACTGCTACCAGCAATATGGCCAAGGCTCTGGCCCAGCATGCCGAAGATACAGTAGGCGGCATCGATAACCTGCTGGTCAGCATGGAGGAAATGCTGGAACGCGATTCCTGGAACCCGCTCCAGCTTGAACGCATGAATCAGTTCCTGCGCCAGCGCGTAACGGATTTGCCGTTGCTGCACGGCCTTTTCGTCTACGATGAACACGGGCAATGGGTGGCCAATTCGCAGGAAACCCTGCGCACCGATCTGAACAATGCCGATCGCGAATACTTCATCTTTCATCGAACCCACACCGATAGCGGTCCTCATCTGGGTCCGCCGATACGCAGCCGCTCAACCGGCGACTGGATCATTACCGTATCGCGCAGGCTGGAGCATGCCGATGGAAACTTTGCCGGCGTGGTACTGGCAACCATCAACATGCAGTATTTCAGTGCGTACTATAAAGACTTCGATATCGGCAAGGCTGGTGCCATTGTGCTGACAACAGACAGCGGCACCCTGCTGGTAAGACGCCCCTTCGACGAAGCCGTGATCGGAGGCGATATCAGCAACGGTCCGGTCTATCAATTTTACAAGCGACAGGGCTCTTCCGGAACTGCAATACTCACTGCCAATATCGACCGCACCGAACGGATTTACAGTTACCGTCACCTCGATCGTTACCCACTCCTGATTGCGGTAGCGCAGTCCACGGATGAGGTTCTGGAAAGCTGGCGTAATAGCACCATGCGTTTTGCTTTTTTCAGTGCGATGGTCCTTTTACTGCTGTGGCTGCTGGGTGCTCGTCTGGTCCATCAGATTACCGTGCGCGAGCGGGCGCAATCCGAACTGCGTACGGCACGGGACGATCTCGAAAGAAGCAACGGCGAACTCGCAGCACTGGCATTGCTGGACAGTCTGACCGGGCTGGCCAATCGCCGTCGTTTCGATGCCGCACTGGATGACGAATTTGCACGTGCCATGCGCAATCAGACGTCGCTCGCGCTGATCATGCTGGATGTCGATCACTTCAAAAAATACAATGATCGTTACGGTCATCCGCAAGGCGATGAATGCCTGAAGGAAATCAGCAAAATATTGAAGACAGCAACGGCACGCACCGGCGATCTGGTCGCCCGCTATGGCGGTGAAGAATTTGTCATCCTGCTGCCGGGCACCGATAGAGCCGGCGCAGCCGCAGTCGCGGAACGCGTTCGTCTGGCAATTCAGGCATTGAACATGGAGCATGCAGAAACACCGGACGGAATCGTTACCGCCAGTCTGGGCATCGCTGCCCTCATCCCGCAACGCCAGCAAAATTCACCGCAACAACTGGTGCATGCCGCAGATCAGGCTCTGTACAAAGCGAAAGAAGATGGCCGCAATCAGAGCTGCATCAGCACGCAAGCCAGCGCCGATAACTAG